A genomic window from Sulfurospirillum multivorans DSM 12446 includes:
- a CDS encoding conjugal transfer protein TraN — protein sequence MLNKILFISFFLCLQFLNADSGYYVCSNDQEYLDYKNGLVSNLDGATKFSTELLCSYDCNQYEVCKPEKVYNTEVSPIFNCIDATKAQELQNYFANKKFQTINFKSMGIPSWSVDFNEAKDGSQFIFPYAFDLSTNMSAWDNNGTSVKISKDASNYIEIIMTIEGTAEHNVSGKIYKGDKAYSIKGVIGGEASTVKCGLFNNTGEMVSYENQFELVTNANTYYCPLRKSENIGGEYNSGSNFQTQSTCNSACTVKNECVQVADTPCKPINIDYSQYVTDYTGKSVATKRAISYECNSTVTKTVGCANWKVITNQGTVDVNMSKVGTSFKERANSSTDASVLSNMLEDQFHLFTGWKGQCDHGKLFNNPFSDPFKLLSYAMMVYSASAKVETSTTNADGSTTVTTEYPMGETMSNVHDSFDNATTNFQNGWNDITSKLLNSGSTATDSEINDYVTRAVSTTDSSSVADAASSGVVSSVEDMTKTIKDYVTSPINTIDVGYGTVKIYISDYIQLGMAMIPTKEELKTSYDFNQAWLGDENADSQSVAYATCMASIGLSYPNLISYVASDLNATSKELSYPYDNPLRLSYSQIQYLAGATSQKFVENMYAYIANNASSRYVTVIAKNGQAYYQAGQVICGGKIAVASNANSVSITTSDSSSSGSNIGEAVAMMAVKKLLAALPPPYNIIATVLLDLVMAFDSVNACTNLEDATKLGTLQMKTNRFINYNQCYATESKCQDKFLGKCILNRDYHCCYDQITTRIFAEGIKEQLGLDFKVCNNITLEHLKLISFRKCTSGENASTDKCFPADKWDEYQAAITAQGVTGFDASALVQTGINSLGVTTTLQCK from the coding sequence TTGCTCAATAAAATTCTCTTTATCTCATTCTTCTTATGTTTGCAATTTCTCAATGCGGACAGTGGTTATTATGTTTGTTCAAATGATCAAGAATATTTGGACTATAAAAATGGACTTGTCTCTAACCTCGATGGTGCAACCAAATTTTCAACAGAGCTATTATGTTCCTACGATTGTAACCAATACGAAGTTTGCAAACCTGAAAAGGTTTATAATACGGAAGTATCACCTATTTTCAATTGTATCGATGCAACAAAAGCACAAGAATTGCAAAATTATTTTGCAAATAAAAAATTCCAAACCATCAACTTTAAATCAATGGGCATCCCTTCATGGAGTGTTGATTTTAATGAAGCTAAAGATGGCTCACAATTCATATTTCCATATGCCTTTGATCTATCGACCAATATGAGCGCATGGGATAACAATGGAACAAGCGTAAAAATTTCCAAAGATGCAAGCAATTATATCGAGATAATAATGACGATTGAGGGAACTGCCGAACACAATGTTTCAGGAAAAATCTATAAAGGAGATAAAGCCTACTCCATTAAAGGTGTGATCGGAGGAGAAGCCAGTACAGTTAAATGTGGGCTATTCAATAATACAGGTGAAATGGTATCTTACGAAAATCAATTTGAGCTCGTAACCAATGCAAACACGTATTATTGCCCATTGCGAAAATCTGAAAATATCGGTGGGGAGTACAATAGCGGAAGTAATTTTCAAACCCAATCTACATGTAATAGCGCTTGTACAGTTAAAAATGAATGTGTGCAGGTTGCCGATACTCCATGCAAGCCTATAAATATTGATTATTCACAATATGTGACTGACTATACTGGCAAATCGGTTGCAACAAAAAGAGCAATTTCTTATGAATGCAATAGCACCGTCACAAAAACGGTAGGTTGTGCAAATTGGAAAGTCATCACAAATCAAGGCACCGTTGACGTAAACATGTCAAAAGTTGGTACTTCATTCAAAGAGCGTGCGAATAGCTCAACGGATGCAAGTGTATTATCAAATATGCTTGAAGATCAGTTTCACCTTTTTACAGGATGGAAAGGTCAGTGTGATCATGGAAAATTGTTCAACAACCCTTTTTCTGATCCTTTTAAATTACTCAGTTACGCAATGATGGTGTATAGTGCTTCAGCAAAAGTTGAAACATCAACCACAAACGCAGATGGATCTACGACGGTTACGACTGAATATCCAATGGGCGAAACGATGTCGAATGTGCATGATTCTTTTGATAATGCAACAACAAATTTTCAAAATGGATGGAATGATATTACAAGTAAATTATTAAACTCTGGTTCAACTGCAACGGATTCAGAAATTAATGATTATGTAACGCGTGCTGTTTCGACAACAGATTCTTCGAGTGTTGCAGATGCCGCAAGTTCAGGTGTTGTGTCATCTGTAGAAGACATGACAAAAACAATTAAAGATTATGTCACGTCACCAATTAATACCATTGATGTAGGGTATGGAACAGTAAAAATTTATATTTCAGACTATATCCAACTTGGTATGGCCATGATTCCAACAAAAGAAGAACTTAAAACTTCATATGACTTTAATCAGGCATGGCTAGGCGATGAAAATGCTGATAGCCAAAGCGTTGCATATGCTACATGTATGGCATCTATTGGGCTAAGCTATCCTAACCTCATTAGCTACGTAGCTTCAGATTTGAATGCAACATCAAAAGAATTGAGTTATCCTTATGATAATCCATTAAGATTGTCCTACTCACAAATACAATATTTAGCAGGAGCAACGAGTCAAAAATTTGTTGAAAACATGTATGCGTACATCGCCAATAATGCTTCCTCAAGATACGTAACCGTCATTGCCAAGAATGGTCAAGCATACTATCAAGCAGGTCAAGTGATTTGTGGTGGAAAGATCGCAGTAGCTTCAAATGCAAATAGTGTCTCAATAACTACTTCTGATAGCTCTAGCTCTGGAAGTAATATTGGTGAAGCAGTGGCAATGATGGCGGTAAAAAAACTGCTTGCAGCACTCCCTCCTCCATACAATATTATAGCTACTGTTTTACTTGATTTGGTAATGGCATTTGATAGCGTAAATGCGTGCACAAACCTTGAAGATGCAACAAAATTAGGAACTCTACAAATGAAGACAAATAGGTTTATAAATTACAACCAATGTTATGCAACTGAATCTAAATGCCAAGATAAGTTCCTTGGTAAGTGTATTCTAAATCGCGATTACCATTGTTGCTATGATCAGATTACAACCAGGATCTTTGCTGAGGGGATTAAAGAACAATTGGGATTAGATTTTAAAGTTTGTAACAATATCACATTAGAGCACTTAAAGCTAATCAGTTTTAGAAAATGTACAAGCGGTGAGAATGCAAGCACTGATAAATGCTTCCCTGCTGATAAATGGGATGAATATCAAGCGGCAATTACAGCTCAAGGGGTGACTGGTTTTGATGCAAGTGCATTGGTTCAAACGGGGATTAACTCTTTAGGCGTTACAACTACTTTGCAATGCAAATAA
- a CDS encoding IS256 family transposase translates to MEIQIDTETILQHIREGKALGGKDGALAPLIKQLTEAALQAEIESHLTQDLQKNRKNGFSSKTMKSEVGNFELDVPRDRTGTFEPQIVKKNQTHMSDQIEQKILSLYALGNSYSQIADHIEEIYGVGFSKATISAVTDKILPMLHEWRIRPLDALYPFIFMDAIHYKVKEEGKYISKAFYTVLGVKTDGRKEVLGLYLGENEGAKFWLHVLTDLQNRGVNDILIASVDGLKGFPEAINSVFPHTEVQLCIVHQIRNSIRFVGSLHQKQFASELKAVYQAFSKEEAENELDKLEEKWGKKYPIVFTSWRNKWENLSLYFQYPEDIRRVIYTTNIIESVHRQFRTLTKTKGAFPNDDSLLKLLFMGIKNAEKKWTMPIRNWSLTLSQLSIHFEGRLNNALNL, encoded by the coding sequence ATGGAAATACAGATAGACACAGAGACAATATTACAGCACATACGTGAGGGTAAAGCCCTTGGTGGGAAAGATGGAGCACTTGCTCCTCTTATTAAACAACTGACAGAAGCAGCACTCCAAGCAGAGATAGAATCGCACCTTACCCAAGATTTGCAAAAGAATCGTAAAAATGGGTTTAGCTCTAAAACAATGAAGAGTGAAGTAGGTAACTTCGAACTCGATGTTCCAAGAGATCGAACCGGTACATTCGAGCCTCAAATCGTGAAGAAAAATCAGACCCATATGTCGGATCAAATAGAACAAAAGATACTTTCACTGTATGCTCTTGGGAACAGTTATAGCCAAATAGCAGATCATATAGAAGAGATTTATGGAGTGGGCTTCTCTAAAGCCACGATAAGTGCTGTAACGGATAAAATCCTACCGATGTTGCACGAGTGGCGCATTCGTCCCTTGGATGCACTTTATCCCTTTATTTTCATGGATGCTATTCACTATAAAGTGAAAGAGGAAGGCAAATATATTTCCAAAGCATTTTATACGGTGCTTGGTGTGAAAACCGATGGTAGAAAAGAGGTTCTAGGACTTTATTTGGGTGAAAATGAGGGAGCGAAGTTTTGGCTACATGTTTTAACTGACCTTCAAAACCGTGGGGTTAACGATATTCTTATTGCCTCCGTTGATGGACTTAAAGGCTTTCCTGAGGCTATAAACTCAGTATTTCCTCATACGGAGGTTCAGTTGTGCATCGTCCATCAAATACGCAATTCCATACGATTTGTAGGTTCACTCCATCAAAAACAATTTGCCAGTGAGCTAAAAGCCGTGTATCAGGCATTTTCCAAAGAAGAGGCTGAAAATGAACTGGATAAACTTGAAGAAAAATGGGGTAAAAAATACCCTATCGTCTTTACTTCTTGGCGTAATAAATGGGAAAACCTCTCACTCTATTTTCAGTATCCTGAAGATATTAGAAGAGTCATTTATACCACTAATATCATCGAATCAGTGCATCGCCAATTTAGAACCCTCACAAAGACTAAAGGCGCTTTCCCAAATGATGATAGCTTACTCAAATTATTGTTTATGGGAATCAAAAATGCAGAAAAAAAATGGACAATGCCGATACGAAATTGGAGTCTAACCCTCTCACAACTCTCGATTCATTTCGAGGGCAGACTCAACAACGCTTTAAATTTATGA
- a CDS encoding tyrosine-type recombinase/integrase, whose amino-acid sequence MNQELSEKLLSFLNNYEKKLKHENKSINTINSYKNTLNQFISYISFIRDEIKLETLKPSLIYGFFDYKENLLKKQGSLKTGTKKVVTAHLKTFFTFIEVEDDNLLDFSKLFKGLKFKTEKRVPPSLDKNTKQLLLNEIEKKILEKNDYVAFRDSLMLKLMIFAGLRISEVLKLKYKAFVEEDENIYSFLVIGKGNKERITYIEKDLIEDELSELLLIKKPDDFLCTSKNNKIVPRQNVDKILRAFCKRANITPTSAHKLRHTFANNFTNEHGGNIVHLQDLLGHGDIRTTMIYVNPRQEDVKRGFIQAFKLNQSM is encoded by the coding sequence ATGAATCAAGAATTATCTGAAAAACTATTATCTTTTTTAAATAACTATGAAAAAAAGCTAAAACATGAAAATAAATCAATTAATACTATAAATAGCTATAAAAACACATTAAATCAATTTATTTCATATATATCGTTTATTAGAGACGAAATAAAGCTCGAAACACTAAAACCATCACTAATTTATGGTTTTTTTGATTACAAAGAAAATTTACTAAAAAAGCAAGGTTCTTTAAAAACTGGAACAAAAAAAGTAGTAACAGCACATTTAAAAACATTTTTCACATTTATTGAGGTCGAGGATGATAATTTGTTGGATTTTTCAAAATTATTCAAAGGACTTAAATTCAAGACGGAAAAGAGGGTTCCCCCTAGTCTTGATAAAAATACAAAACAACTCTTATTAAATGAGATAGAGAAGAAAATCCTTGAGAAAAATGATTATGTTGCATTCAGGGATTCATTAATGCTCAAACTTATGATATTTGCTGGGTTGAGAATTTCGGAAGTATTGAAATTAAAATATAAAGCATTTGTTGAAGAGGATGAAAATATTTATAGTTTTTTGGTCATTGGAAAAGGCAACAAAGAAAGGATCACGTACATTGAAAAAGACTTAATTGAAGATGAATTATCTGAACTTCTTTTAATAAAAAAGCCCGATGACTTTCTATGCACCAGTAAAAACAATAAGATTGTACCGAGACAAAATGTTGACAAAATACTCCGAGCATTTTGTAAACGAGCCAATATTACTCCAACAAGTGCACACAAACTGAGACATACATTTGCCAACAATTTTACCAATGAACATGGAGGGAATATTGTGCATCTACAAGATTTGCTTGGGCATGGTGATATTAGAACAACTATGATCTATGTCAACCCTCGACAAGAGGATGTAAAAAGAGGATTCATACAAGCTTTTAAATTAAATCAGTCAATGTAA
- a CDS encoding HU family DNA-binding protein has translation MNKSEFIQTVAEKSGLTKKATGEAVDAILEVIEASLVAGQDVNFIGFGSFRVANKAARIARVPGTDNTIDVPATKAVKFKVGKALKDSVASAK, from the coding sequence ATGAACAAATCAGAATTTATCCAAACAGTTGCCGAGAAATCAGGTTTAACAAAAAAAGCTACTGGCGAAGCAGTAGATGCGATTTTAGAGGTCATTGAAGCTTCCCTAGTTGCCGGTCAAGACGTTAATTTTATCGGTTTCGGATCGTTTAGAGTTGCAAACAAAGCAGCTAGAATTGCAAGAGTACCTGGAACAGATAATACGATTGATGTTCCTGCAACAAAAGCGGTCAAATTTAAAGTGGGTAAGGCTCTTAAAGATTCCGTCGCTTCTGCGAAATAA
- a CDS encoding site-specific integrase has protein sequence MVAVANNITYIQKFAFKTILEEQRNKEKEAEDQIITMLSKYSSSSFHEDSWILDKKSNKSHPDSLSYKYSFNLLGTEGKYIAKLFTVIVISNGGNQSIIRNLHKYFIYLFKENLNLLQIRKEIFQHYMFYLDSLRGKNGKLLSESYKHVLLKSALKFHTLINGHSSLAFIQGIEAIENPYDRKSKDSKYKVIENDILVKLDNIFSKEETLLFLRVAYWIMRLFGTRPEDTLNYPLDCIKKLSEDIVTIKHAILKNSKNRGKLDYKIGFLNSHEPMQKMLINLIEKQQHISMQLQEKASKKGFLFTYQYETSTIQYLSTYMLSNYFRAIQRKEGIEESKRAIPRDFKKTGITIRAEFGWTTPQLQQFANHRTYDSIDAYSEPSLNFMIKEQRKVLENSKELSSQYIFKGKIIHNLHDIAKDKILSNPRAHKIANLGFCPDIRSCGHHLECLDCKDLIPDNELKDYYLEQADRYLKISEKQLTINDKTNARDSYHRATLFAALYNKVKQGEEDDKKKR, from the coding sequence ATGGTAGCAGTTGCTAATAATATAACTTACATTCAAAAATTTGCCTTTAAAACAATACTTGAAGAACAACGAAATAAAGAAAAAGAGGCAGAAGATCAAATTATTACAATGCTATCTAAATATTCTTCATCATCATTTCATGAAGATTCTTGGATACTGGATAAAAAATCTAACAAATCACACCCTGATAGCTTGTCATATAAATATTCATTCAATCTTTTAGGTACTGAAGGAAAATATATAGCAAAATTATTTACTGTAATTGTAATAAGTAATGGTGGCAATCAATCTATCATTAGAAATCTCCATAAATACTTTATTTATTTATTTAAAGAAAATTTGAATTTATTGCAAATAAGAAAAGAGATATTTCAACATTATATGTTTTACTTAGATTCATTAAGGGGAAAAAATGGGAAATTATTATCTGAGTCTTATAAACATGTATTATTGAAAAGCGCTTTAAAATTCCATACTTTAATAAATGGACACTCTTCATTAGCATTTATCCAAGGGATTGAAGCTATTGAAAATCCTTATGATAGAAAATCAAAAGACAGTAAATATAAAGTCATTGAAAATGATATTCTTGTAAAACTTGACAATATTTTTAGCAAAGAAGAAACATTGCTTTTTCTAAGGGTAGCATATTGGATTATGCGCTTATTTGGGACAAGGCCTGAAGATACTCTGAATTATCCTCTTGATTGCATTAAAAAACTCTCAGAAGATATTGTAACTATAAAGCATGCTATTCTTAAAAACTCTAAGAATAGAGGAAAACTAGATTACAAAATAGGCTTTTTAAATTCACATGAACCCATGCAAAAAATGCTGATAAATCTTATAGAAAAACAACAACATATTAGTATGCAACTACAAGAAAAAGCTAGTAAAAAAGGATTTCTTTTTACGTACCAATATGAAACTAGTACAATACAATATCTTTCTACTTACATGCTATCTAACTATTTTAGAGCTATTCAAAGGAAGGAAGGAATTGAAGAATCAAAACGAGCAATTCCACGGGATTTTAAAAAAACGGGTATAACAATTCGTGCAGAATTTGGCTGGACAACTCCACAGCTCCAACAATTTGCAAATCATCGAACTTATGATTCAATTGATGCATACTCTGAGCCTTCTTTAAATTTTATGATAAAAGAACAAAGAAAAGTATTAGAAAATTCAAAAGAGTTATCAAGCCAGTATATATTTAAAGGGAAAATTATACATAATCTGCATGATATAGCTAAAGACAAAATATTATCCAATCCAAGAGCACATAAAATTGCAAATCTTGGATTCTGCCCAGATATTAGAAGCTGTGGACATCATTTAGAATGTTTAGACTGCAAAGATTTAATTCCAGATAATGAATTGAAAGATTATTACTTAGAACAAGCAGATCGATATTTGAAAATATCTGAAAAGCAATTAACTATAAATGATAAAACTAATGCCAGAGATTCGTATCATCGAGCAACATTGTTTGCCGCATTGTATAATAAAGTCAAGCAGGGAGAAGAAGATGATAAAAAAAAGAGGTAA
- a CDS encoding IS1595 family transposase, which translates to MEAFELMKSIRWSDTNGEPVCPCCGSVKKPFFLKTRMQFRCRECFHTFSVTSGTVFAGHKLSLQTYLLAIALFTNAAKSISALQLSRDLDVQYKTAWVLTHKIRESLMEYNLQDKFEGTVEMDGVYVNGYIRPANNIDDRVDRRKVFKPNKRVIISVRQRATLSDEAIGAIKTKTFVLKSENATDIRTIAYNHIKAGTAIHADESNAYDDLHAHYTMRRVNHQIEYRGDNGENNNQSESYNARFRRMQYGQLHKVGNLYLSNYANEIAYREDTRRWSNGAIFRDILTKALHAPVSNEFCGYWQGNKRVSERLGA; encoded by the coding sequence ATGGAAGCCTTTGAATTGATGAAGTCTATTCGATGGTCAGATACTAATGGTGAGCCAGTATGCCCTTGTTGTGGAAGTGTTAAAAAACCATTTTTTCTAAAAACACGTATGCAGTTTCGTTGCCGTGAATGCTTCCATACGTTTAGTGTTACCAGTGGCACTGTGTTCGCAGGACATAAACTCTCTTTGCAAACTTACCTTTTAGCCATTGCACTTTTTACCAATGCTGCAAAATCTATCAGTGCGTTACAACTCTCTCGTGATTTAGATGTGCAATACAAAACAGCATGGGTTTTAACACATAAAATTAGAGAATCATTGATGGAGTATAATCTTCAAGATAAATTCGAGGGAACCGTTGAGATGGATGGTGTTTACGTCAATGGGTATATACGACCTGCAAACAACATTGATGATAGAGTTGATAGACGTAAAGTTTTCAAACCCAATAAACGTGTTATTATCTCTGTAAGACAGCGTGCAACGCTTAGTGATGAGGCTATTGGTGCTATTAAAACAAAAACCTTTGTTCTCAAATCTGAAAATGCTACTGACATTAGAACTATTGCCTACAATCATATCAAAGCAGGAACTGCCATTCATGCAGATGAATCAAATGCGTATGATGATCTTCATGCTCACTATACAATGAGACGTGTTAATCACCAAATTGAATACCGTGGTGATAATGGTGAAAATAACAACCAAAGTGAGAGCTATAATGCACGGTTTCGTCGTATGCAATATGGACAACTTCATAAAGTGGGCAATCTTTATCTTTCAAACTATGCCAATGAAATTGCTTATAGAGAAGATACAAGACGTTGGAGTAATGGAGCTATTTTTCGTGACATTCTTACAAAAGCACTTCACGCCCCTGTATCCAATGAGTTTTGTGGCTATTGGCAAGGCAACAAGAGAGTAAGTGAAAGACTTGGTGCATAA
- a CDS encoding helix-turn-helix domain-containing protein, translating to MELNDLINKIHKLIEAKELKKIIKQEEMAKRIGVKPRTYTEYIRGTNKPLAMKALLNMLNELDNDDIVKVVRSWKSTETKEVE from the coding sequence ATGGAACTAAATGACTTAATCAATAAAATACACAAACTCATTGAAGCAAAAGAGCTTAAGAAAATCATTAAGCAAGAGGAAATGGCAAAACGTATTGGTGTAAAACCAAGAACCTACACTGAATATATTAGAGGTACGAATAAGCCATTAGCTATGAAAGCGCTTCTTAATATGCTTAATGAACTTGATAATGATGATATAGTGAAAGTGGTTAGATCTTGGAAATCAACTGAAACTAAAGAAGTAGAATAA
- a CDS encoding DNA adenine methylase, with the protein MADLKRLMPKKYNRYFEPFIGGGALFFELKPQNAFINDYNSELTNLYTIVRDKPEELIESVCKHKNESEYYYNIRALDRDKKVFKSLTNIEKASRFIYLNKVGFNGLYRVNSQGQCNVPFGRYSKPSYCDPDNIRACSELLKNTEISTGDFDLIKDKVQEGDLVYLDPPYVPLNATSSFTGYTDKGFDEDMQLRLRELCDHIDEKGAYFMLSNSYTDYILELYDVEGYKIHTVKADRSINSKASGRGKVKEVIVTNY; encoded by the coding sequence ATGGCTGACCTTAAAAGATTAATGCCTAAAAAGTATAATAGATATTTTGAGCCGTTTATAGGTGGGGGTGCTTTATTCTTTGAATTAAAGCCTCAAAATGCTTTTATAAATGACTATAATAGTGAGCTTACCAATTTATATACTATAGTAAGAGATAAGCCTGAAGAACTTATTGAAAGCGTATGTAAACATAAAAATGAATCAGAATATTATTACAACATAAGAGCTTTAGATAGAGATAAAAAGGTGTTTAAGTCACTGACTAATATTGAAAAAGCAAGTAGATTTATTTATCTTAATAAAGTGGGATTTAACGGGCTATATAGAGTAAATTCTCAAGGTCAATGTAATGTCCCTTTTGGTAGATATTCAAAACCAAGTTATTGTGACCCAGATAATATAAGAGCTTGTAGCGAATTACTAAAAAATACTGAAATTTCCACTGGGGATTTTGACCTGATTAAAGATAAAGTACAAGAAGGAGATCTTGTGTATCTTGATCCTCCTTATGTTCCTTTAAATGCAACTTCTAGCTTTACAGGTTATACAGACAAAGGCTTTGATGAAGATATGCAATTAAGACTTCGAGAATTATGTGATCACATAGATGAAAAAGGAGCATACTTTATGCTTTCCAACTCATATACCGACTATATCCTTGAATTATATGATGTTGAAGGATATAAAATTCATACAGTGAAAGCAGATAGAAGCATTAATTCAAAAGCATCTGGTCGAGGGAAAGTTAAAGAAGTAATTGTAACTAATTATTAG
- a CDS encoding type II restriction enzyme: MTKISNNDAWTNIFDDLKILDKITIDSYFDISADEIKRRDGKEARLMTKIDHREHLPTVMQENGLSILAIQNGLYRIARTDPFINIEKEPQCHVKIIQQPTNGIITLDPLNIQSESAALDIANISNILDDVFGEKTLLTIRGRLRGELSFSLNSIPYDINGVQIEVDGGYEGAKSVNLIEAKLGYRGNINIRQLLYPELFWKNQLRGRRKEVKSFIFYYQDDIFRFIPFKYDGNIITASHEEEKAFAFSRVSTFQLSNIEQPTRLLVNDEIPFPQADDFEKIHAIFLNIQNEECPQKVNIIGNFDIELVERQYDYYFNVLRWMNLCTVWNGCIALTEQGKYLLSLNIEKRMEEFTRIIFSETICYKVLKGLPQNEADFARYHISGSTIKRRLSTIRSWIKYFNNFFEKKLF, encoded by the coding sequence ATGACAAAAATATCAAATAATGATGCGTGGACTAACATATTTGATGATTTAAAAATTTTAGATAAAATCACTATTGATAGCTATTTCGATATTAGTGCAGATGAAATAAAAAGAAGAGATGGCAAAGAAGCGCGACTCATGACGAAAATTGATCATAGAGAGCATTTACCTACTGTGATGCAAGAGAATGGATTATCAATCCTTGCTATTCAGAATGGACTTTATCGTATTGCACGTACTGACCCATTCATTAATATTGAGAAAGAACCACAATGTCATGTAAAAATTATCCAACAGCCAACTAATGGCATTATCACTTTAGACCCTTTAAATATTCAAAGTGAATCCGCTGCACTTGATATAGCAAATATTTCAAACATTCTTGATGACGTGTTTGGAGAAAAAACTCTACTTACAATACGTGGTCGATTGAGAGGGGAGCTTTCCTTTAGCCTAAACTCTATCCCCTATGATATTAATGGTGTACAAATTGAAGTAGATGGTGGGTATGAGGGAGCGAAAAGTGTAAACCTTATTGAAGCAAAGTTGGGATATCGAGGAAATATAAACATTAGGCAGTTGTTATATCCTGAGCTTTTCTGGAAAAATCAATTACGTGGTCGAAGAAAAGAAGTTAAAAGCTTTATTTTTTATTATCAAGATGATATTTTTAGATTTATTCCTTTCAAATATGACGGCAATATTATAACAGCATCACATGAAGAAGAAAAAGCTTTTGCTTTTAGTAGGGTATCAACTTTTCAGCTATCAAATATTGAGCAACCTACCAGATTATTGGTTAATGATGAAATCCCATTTCCTCAAGCTGATGATTTTGAAAAAATTCATGCAATCTTTTTAAATATTCAGAATGAGGAATGCCCACAAAAAGTAAATATTATTGGTAATTTTGATATTGAACTTGTTGAAAGACAATACGATTACTATTTTAATGTTCTAAGATGGATGAACCTTTGTACGGTTTGGAATGGATGTATTGCATTAACAGAACAAGGAAAATACTTATTATCGTTAAATATTGAAAAGCGAATGGAAGAATTTACTCGCATTATTTTTTCAGAAACAATTTGCTACAAGGTACTCAAAGGGTTACCTCAGAATGAAGCTGATTTTGCAAGATATCATATCAGTGGTTCAACTATAAAACGAAGATTATCTACTATTCGTTCATGGATTAAGTATTTTAATAATTTTTTTGAAAAGAAATTATTTTGA